One Equus quagga isolate Etosha38 unplaced genomic scaffold, UCLA_HA_Equagga_1.0 HiC_scaffold_236_RagTag, whole genome shotgun sequence genomic window carries:
- the LOC124232092 gene encoding mitochondrial ornithine transporter 1-like, with translation MKSNPAIQAAIDLTAGAAGGTACVLTGQPFDTLKVKMQTFPKLYRGLTDCCLKTYSQVGFRGFYRGTSPALIANIAENSVLFMCYGFCQQVVRKAVGLDKQAKLR, from the exons ATGAAGTCCAATCCTGCCATCCAAGCTGCCATTGACCTCACTGCCGGGGCCGCAG GGGGCACAGCGTGCGTTCTGACGGGGCAGCCCTTCGACACACTGAAGGTGAAGATGCAGACGTTCCCCAAGCTGTACAGAGGGCTCACTGACTGCTGCCTGAAGACCTACTCCCAGGTGGGCTTCCGGGGCTTCTACAGGGGGACCAGCCCAGCGCTGATCGCCAACATCGCCGAGAACTCCGTCCTCTTCATGTGCTACGGCTTCTGCCAGCAGGTGGTGCGGAAAGCGGTTGGATTAGACAAGCAGGCAAAGCTGAGGTGA